One window of the Takifugu rubripes chromosome 13, fTakRub1.2, whole genome shotgun sequence genome contains the following:
- the urb2 gene encoding unhealthy ribosome biogenesis protein 2 homolog isoform X1, with the protein MAAMYSGIHLKLKGPHTPWEDKLKLARFAWISTQCLLPNKEQVLLDWCTHALTGWYSRKVQFSHKILEGLWHYLNDLLHSKKLHLLLKQGKTINLRLNMAQLLLERLSEEERIGSKSPVCLSTILSVCQGLLSSPALLSVFTTKYELMVTLVATLCSLCCRKLQQPVDDMMLECLQNPLDTDLDTLRTEPTMENSSDQQGFDESVCPTNPKKALQSANLFDILLQALSCYLSVQRQQANPNRVFMMVTNQLLQILVLLRHLLASGEFGPRHMRLHQDLCRDIRSKIDSILKLSLFPTDHLIAYKEELLPSKSDSVKCSGGAKGSFKPVNAILSKLCTRDYCEEPLHYAVKSTTLSLLFKFFLESYRSGGGKYEEEHCMLCFHFLTRLVLDTGLDGHKLALEKVDEPIALSSGENCPLVLPESWRLTLLAVESLLNQALSADIYNIAADKIRHEEVQLKFYRSIGQMLFNQAQPSIPAWYHCLKVLMSLNHLIVEPDLDKLLSTSWVNSECVAAHVQKAREDMICRLLQIYMKLRQLPRLFSEIGSVICQPALDHLRPPLLSEIFFSIRTCLLDIPSSQGLEICSVILETIRKNVLPDLVKDKREVEDMVIDSERGDKEMMQDQDKNNASLKLFSLSQLLHVILFNLKTLDNTSPLSIVRQGQGLMEDIQQLVRELILVLPLETKAANTSMSSIQKTTKKGKRKLEQKDTGTTDCKVEALWVQKTQEAALLLQYTWVEVNMFFLIRCSKYTSLDEGPSGSKNGAGVPFSNNLESFTSLQLTCSPMSCLLNKLIILQQMKKVLLDTASVCEPSTAALLHSTAHSILAETQFMLSLDEEQVWNRHIVSVESNSYFVAHWYIIVSNLPLIVPHLNGEDVGCIADALVSSLLSKKRAEDKDCLSGYLTTSLIFSQLLQSSLLAELPTLFSATVHSLNRGIISILKEARVTKVNQMLFEFPEKEGKSLKKESQSCSKLFEKEALVQEILASLKIGKVTAFLNNEQSNKLIDFLNIVTHLNPDGMNSEDISSIFLLLLFVLTSTSVTPECGDDSVALVKLLRAMICLVEGRSFQTILKHIHGGTLLQAVVTCLFWHSDNGRFQTMCGSHWLDIISATQDLITCLLQVIINRNSSVRLNLDQFNCYLISKEMARREDVTPGSVVTSDVELGRSRCSDHLLLASLASLSQAVVSHLGRSKSMDKTLAQILMKTTASLGQAVKSVLKPKTGSQSGNQPASILSQAYIVEVVTIMLRCELSSLSVEEENEQSHINLSHMILYQGFYHQIIKEICSAQRPMEFLVSSLHFLSLFYQVMKKTGEKMKRDKELDEVYVHILQTVHRLMSASWLSSTNLCELEAAVQELLCHLVEESTSDQFNLLLLMIREALNASHWRVDNYRNVLSAVIIIKLLSCCQLPELCSKAWWLLAPQIISALMLFITWSSQDPSLILPFTVPTVMSVTLLLRRGEGLLTSPHYVTMVLGALQSVALDHLSPLVYHSVFLAVHEALFAIIQCHPQVMLKAAPSFLNVFYRLVVSIMQEGRQQGERHTDCNNWCIAWAHRLGSPSATLAMEEQLHLKPPCPDSHVYLECSRLVERMYSHIAATAESFTTLSSFMVAQYVTELQKVTLRTDIKLHLTEGIYRILDLCVEQDIKFLAAGLQLGVREVFNELYSSYTVYHKAQRQGEDKYTV; encoded by the exons GTTTTGCTCGACTGGTGCACCCATGCGTTGACAGGCTGGTACAGTCGTAAAGTACAGTTTTCCCATAAAATTTTAGAAGGTCTGTGGCATTACCTAAATGACCTTCTTCACAGCAAGAAGCTCCACCTTCTTCTTAAGCAAGGAAAAACCATCAACTTGAGGCTCAACATGGCGCAG TTGCTGCTTGAGCGTCTCTCTGAGGAGGAACGCATTGGTTCCAAGTCACCGGTGTGTCTCTCTACCATActgagtgtgtgtcagggacTCTTATCCTCCCCTGCTCTTTTATCTGTTTTCACCACCAAATATGAACTCATGGTCACTCTTGTGGCTACACTCTGCTCACTATGTTGTCGTAAACTTCAACAACCTGTTGATGACATGATGCTCGAGTGTCTCCAGAATCCACTTGACACTGATTTGGACACTTTACGAACTGAGCCAACCATGGAAAACTCTTCAGATCAGCAAGGATTTGATGAGAGTGTCTGTCCAACCAATCCAAAGAAAGCCCTCCAGTCAGCTAATTTGTTTGACATTTTACTTCAAGCATTGTCCTGTTATTTGTCAGTCCAACGACAACAAGCAAATCCTAATAGAGTTTTCATGATGGTAAccaaccagctcctccagattTTAGTCCTATTACGACACCTGCTAGCGTCTGGAGAGTTTGGACCTCGTCACATGCGTCTTCATCAGGACCTATGTAGAGACATCCGCAGCAAAATAGACTCCATTCTTAAATTGTCACTTTTTCCCACCGATCACTTGATTGCCTATAAAGAGGAGCTCCTTCCCTCTAAGAGTGATTCTGTGAAATGTTCTGGAGGGGCAAAAGGCTCTTTCAAGCCAGTCAATGCCATACTCTCAAAATTGTGTACTCGGGACTACTGTGAGGAACCGCTGCACTACGCAGTGAAGTCAACTACGCTCTCTCTGCTGTTCAAGTTCTTTCTGGAAAGCTACCGAAGTGGCGGAGGAAAATATGAGGAAGAACACTGCatgctgtgttttcatttcctcacaAGATTGGTTTTGGATACAGGGCTTGATGGACACAAACTTGCCCTGGAAAAGGTTGATGAACCAATAGCTCTGTCGTCAGGAGAAAATTGTCCTCTGGTCCTTCCAGAGAGCTGGAGATTGACTCTGCTGGCTGTGGAGTCCCTGCTCAACCAGGCTCTTTCAGCTGATATTTATAACATAGCAGCAGACAAGATCCGACACGAAGAGGTCCAACTCAAGTTTTATAGATCTATTGGACAGATGCTCTTCAACCAGGCCCAGCCAAG CATCCCAGCATGGTACCACTGTTTAAAAGTCCTTATGAGTCTCAACCATCTGATTGTTGAACCAGACCTGGACAAGCTGTTGTCCACCTCTTGGGTTAATTCTGAATGCGTGGCGGCACATGTGCAAAAGGCCAGAGAG GACATGATTTGTAGACTCCTACAAATCTATATGAAGCTTCGCCAGCTTCCGCGTCTTTTCTCAGAGATCGGGTCCGTGATCTGTCAGCCTGCTCTGGACCACCTACGACCACCTCTCTTATCTGAGATCTTTTTTTCTATCAGGACTTGTCTTCTGGACATTCCTTCTTCACAGGGTTTGGAGATCTGTTCTGTTATTTTGGAGACCATCAGGAAGAATGTACTACCTGATCTTGTGAAGGATAAAAGAGAGGTTGAAGATATGGTGATTGATAGTGAGAGAGGTGATAAAGAGATGATGCAGGACCAAGACAAAAACAATGCATCTTTAaagctcttctccctctctcagctCCTTCATGTTATTCTTTTTAACCTAAAGACTCTTGACAACACCTCTCCACTCTCCATAGTCAGGCAGGGTCAGGGACTGATGGAGGACATACAGCAGTTAGTCAGAGAGTTGATCCTTGTGCTGCCACTTGAAACTAAAGCTGCAAATACAAGTATGAGTTCAATTCAAAAGACCACAAAGAAAGGCAAAAGAAAACTGGAACAGAAGGATACAGGGACCACTGATTGCAAAGTAGAAGCACTGTGGGTCCAGAAGACCCAGGAGGCAGCTCTACTCCTTCAGTATACGTGGGTGGAGGTCAACATGTTCTTCCTTATCCGCTGCAGTAAATACACCTCTTTGGATGAAGGACCATCAGGAAGTAAAAATGGAGCAGGAGTTCCATTTTCAAATAATCTTGAGAGTTTTACATCTCTACAACTGACCTGCAGCCCCATGAGCTGTttactcaacaaactcatcattTTGCAGCAGATGAAGAAAGTGTTGTTGGATACTGCTTCAGTCTGTGAACCCAGCACCGCTGCCCTGCTGCATAGTACTGCTCACTCTATTCTTGCTGAAACCCAGTTTATGTTGAGTCTGGATGAAGAACAGGTATGGAACAGGCATATTGTGAGCGTGGAATCAAACTCCTACTTTGTGGCACACTGGTATATCATTGTGTCCAATTTGCCCTTAATTGTTCCCCACCTGAATGGAGAAGATGTGGGCTGTATAGCAGATGCTCTTGTCAGTTCATTGCTTAGCAAAAAGAGAGCTGAAGACAAGGACTGCCTGTCTGGCTATCTGACTACCTCACTCATCTTTTCTCAACTTCTCCAAAGCAGTCTTCTTGCTGAGTTACCTACATTGTTTTCTGCCACAGTCCATTCACTTAATCGGGGAATCATTTCCATCCTCAAGGAAGCACGTGTAACAAAGGTTAATCAGATGCTTTTTGAGTTTCCAGAAAAAGAAGGTAAatctttaaagaaagaaagtcaGTCATGTTCCAAACTTTTTGAAAAAGAGGCTTTAGTTCAGGAAATATTGGCATCTTTAAAGATTGGAAAAGTGACAGCGTTTTTGAATAATGAACAGAGTAACAAACTAATAGACTTTCTTAACATTGTAACACATCTAAACCCAGACGGAATGAACTCTGAGGACATATCCTCTATTTTTTtactcctcctctttgtcctcacTTCTACTTCTGTCACTCCTGAATGTGGAGATGATTCAGTGGCTCTGGTGAAGCTGCTCAGGGCTATGATTTGTCTTGTGGAGGGTAGATCCTTTCAAACTATTTTGAAGCATATCCATGGAGGCACTCTGCTTCAGGCAGTGGTGACATGTCTCTTCTGGCACAGCGATAATGGAAGATTTCAAACTATGTGCGGCTCCCATTGGCTGGACATAATCAGTGCTACACAGGACCTGATTACATGCCTACTGCAGGTTATTATTAATAGGAACAGCAGTGTTCGACTCAACCTGGACCAGTTCAACTGCTATCTTATTAGTAAGGAAATGGcaagaagagaagatgtgacACCCGGCTCTGTTGTCACATCAGATGTAGAACTGGGAAGGTCCAGGTGTTCAGATCATCTCCTTCTGGCATCACTGGCTTCTTTGTCCCAGGCAGTGGTCTCTCATCTGGGCAGAAGTAAGTCAATGGATAAAACTTTAGCACAAATACTAATGAAAACAACTGCTTCTCTCGGACAAGCCGTCAAGTCTGTACTAAAGCCCAAGACTGGTAGTCAGTCAGGAAACCAGCCTGCCAGCATACTCAGTCAGGCTTATATCGTTGAAGTTGTTACCATCATGCTTCGGTGTGAGCTGTCCTCACTgtctgtggaggaagagaacGAGCAGAGTCACATCAATCTCAGCCACATGATTCTGTATCAGGGCTTCTACCACCAGATCATCAAAGAAATATGTTCTGCACAAAGGCCAATGGAGTTCTTGGTTTCctctcttcacttcctgtcgttATTTTACCAAGTAAtgaagaaaacaggagaaaaaatgAAGAGAGACAAGGAGTTAGATGAGGTGTACGTGCACATCTTGCAGACTGTACACAGACTGATGTCAG CTTCTTGGCTCTCTTCGACTAACCTTTGTGAACTGGAGGCAGCtgtgcaggagctgctgtgccATCTGGTGGAGGAAAGCACCTCAGATCAgttcaacctgctgctgttgatgataAGAGAAGCATTAAATGCCAGCCATTGGAGGGTAGACAACTACAGG AACGTGCTGTCTGCAGTCATCATCATTAagcttctgtcctgctgtcagTTACCTGAGTTGTGCTCTAAAGCTTGGTGGTTGCTTGCACCACAGATAATATCTGCTCTTATG CTCTTCATAACATGGTCCAGTCAGGACCCATCTCTAATCCTCCCATTTACTGTCCCAACGGTCATGTCAGTAACGTTGCTGCTACGTCGGGGAGAGGGGCTCCTCACCAGTCCTCATTATGTGACAATGGTCCTTGGAGCCCTCCAGTCGGTGGCACTCGACCATTTGAGCCCACTGGTCTACCACTCAGTGTTTCTGGCTGTTCATGAGGCTTTATTTGCAATTATCCAGTGTCATCCTCAG GTAATGCTGAAAGCAGCTCCATCCTTCTTGAATGTTTTCTATCGCCTAGTGGTGTCTATCATGCAGGAGGGACGACAGCAAGGAGAAAGACACACAG ACTGTAACAATTGGTGCATTGCCTGGGCACATCGCCTTGGCAGCCCTTCAGCAACATTAGCGATGGAGGAACAGCTTCACCTAAAGCCTCCCT GTCCAGACAGTCACGTGTATCTTGAGTGCTCCAGACTGGTGGAGAGAATGTACTCGCACATTGCAGCGACTGCAGAGAGCTTCACCACACTGTCGTCCTTCATGGTGGCACAATATGTCACGGAGCTGCAGAAG GTTACTCTGCGGACAGACATTAAGCTGCATTTAACAGAAGGCATTTATCGAATTTTGGATCTGTGCGTGGAGCAGGATATCAAGTTTCTCGCAGCTGGGTTGCAGCTGGGAGTCAGAGAGGTGTTCAATGAGCTCTACAGCAGCTACACCGTCT
- the urb2 gene encoding unhealthy ribosome biogenesis protein 2 homolog isoform X3: MAAMYSGIHLKLKGPHTPWEDKLKLARFAWISTQCLLPNKEQVLLDWCTHALTGWYSRKVQFSHKILEGLWHYLNDLLHSKKLHLLLKQGKTINLRLNMAQLLLERLSEEERIGSKSPVCLSTILSVCQGLLSSPALLSVFTTKYELMVTLVATLCSLCCRKLQQPVDDMMLECLQNPLDTDLDTLRTEPTMENSSDQQGFDESVCPTNPKKALQSANLFDILLQALSCYLSVQRQQANPNRVFMMVTNQLLQILVLLRHLLASGEFGPRHMRLHQDLCRDIRSKIDSILKLSLFPTDHLIAYKEELLPSKSDSVKCSGGAKGSFKPVNAILSKLCTRDYCEEPLHYAVKSTTLSLLFKFFLESYRSGGGKYEEEHCMLCFHFLTRLVLDTGLDGHKLALEKVDEPIALSSGENCPLVLPESWRLTLLAVESLLNQALSADIYNIAADKIRHEEVQLKFYRSIGQMLFNQAQPSIPAWYHCLKVLMSLNHLIVEPDLDKLLSTSWVNSECVAAHVQKAREDMICRLLQIYMKLRQLPRLFSEIGSVICQPALDHLRPPLLSEIFFSIRTCLLDIPSSQGLEICSVILETIRKNVLPDLVKDKREVEDMVIDSERGDKEMMQDQDKNNASLKLFSLSQLLHVILFNLKTLDNTSPLSIVRQGQGLMEDIQQLVRELILVLPLETKAANTSMSSIQKTTKKGKRKLEQKDTGTTDCKVEALWVQKTQEAALLLQYTWVEVNMFFLIRCSKYTSLDEGPSGSKNGAGVPFSNNLESFTSLQLTCSPMSCLLNKLIILQQMKKVLLDTASVCEPSTAALLHSTAHSILAETQFMLSLDEEQVWNRHIVSVESNSYFVAHWYIIVSNLPLIVPHLNGEDVGCIADALVSSLLSKKRAEDKDCLSGYLTTSLIFSQLLQSSLLAELPTLFSATVHSLNRGIISILKEARVTKVNQMLFEFPEKEGKSLKKESQSCSKLFEKEALVQEILASLKIGKVTAFLNNEQSNKLIDFLNIVTHLNPDGMNSEDISSIFLLLLFVLTSTSVTPECGDDSVALVKLLRAMICLVEGRSFQTILKHIHGGTLLQAVVTCLFWHSDNGRFQTMCGSHWLDIISATQDLITCLLQVIINRNSSVRLNLDQFNCYLISKEMARREDVTPGSVVTSDVELGRSRCSDHLLLASLASLSQAVVSHLGRSKSMDKTLAQILMKTTASLGQAVKSVLKPKTGSQSGNQPASILSQAYIVEVVTIMLRCELSSLSVEEENEQSHINLSHMILYQGFYHQIIKEICSAQRPMEFLVSSLHFLSLFYQVMKKTGEKMKRDKELDEVYVHILQTVHRLMSASWLSSTNLCELEAAVQELLCHLVEESTSDQFNLLLLMIREALNASHWRVDNYRNVLSAVIIIKLLSCCQLPELCSKAWWLLAPQIISALMLFITWSSQDPSLILPFTVPTVMSVTLLLRRGEGLLTSPHYVTMVLGALQSVALDHLSPLVYHSVFLAVHEALFAIIQCHPQVMLKAAPSFLNVFYRLVVSIMQEGRQQGERHTGYSADRH; this comes from the exons GTTTTGCTCGACTGGTGCACCCATGCGTTGACAGGCTGGTACAGTCGTAAAGTACAGTTTTCCCATAAAATTTTAGAAGGTCTGTGGCATTACCTAAATGACCTTCTTCACAGCAAGAAGCTCCACCTTCTTCTTAAGCAAGGAAAAACCATCAACTTGAGGCTCAACATGGCGCAG TTGCTGCTTGAGCGTCTCTCTGAGGAGGAACGCATTGGTTCCAAGTCACCGGTGTGTCTCTCTACCATActgagtgtgtgtcagggacTCTTATCCTCCCCTGCTCTTTTATCTGTTTTCACCACCAAATATGAACTCATGGTCACTCTTGTGGCTACACTCTGCTCACTATGTTGTCGTAAACTTCAACAACCTGTTGATGACATGATGCTCGAGTGTCTCCAGAATCCACTTGACACTGATTTGGACACTTTACGAACTGAGCCAACCATGGAAAACTCTTCAGATCAGCAAGGATTTGATGAGAGTGTCTGTCCAACCAATCCAAAGAAAGCCCTCCAGTCAGCTAATTTGTTTGACATTTTACTTCAAGCATTGTCCTGTTATTTGTCAGTCCAACGACAACAAGCAAATCCTAATAGAGTTTTCATGATGGTAAccaaccagctcctccagattTTAGTCCTATTACGACACCTGCTAGCGTCTGGAGAGTTTGGACCTCGTCACATGCGTCTTCATCAGGACCTATGTAGAGACATCCGCAGCAAAATAGACTCCATTCTTAAATTGTCACTTTTTCCCACCGATCACTTGATTGCCTATAAAGAGGAGCTCCTTCCCTCTAAGAGTGATTCTGTGAAATGTTCTGGAGGGGCAAAAGGCTCTTTCAAGCCAGTCAATGCCATACTCTCAAAATTGTGTACTCGGGACTACTGTGAGGAACCGCTGCACTACGCAGTGAAGTCAACTACGCTCTCTCTGCTGTTCAAGTTCTTTCTGGAAAGCTACCGAAGTGGCGGAGGAAAATATGAGGAAGAACACTGCatgctgtgttttcatttcctcacaAGATTGGTTTTGGATACAGGGCTTGATGGACACAAACTTGCCCTGGAAAAGGTTGATGAACCAATAGCTCTGTCGTCAGGAGAAAATTGTCCTCTGGTCCTTCCAGAGAGCTGGAGATTGACTCTGCTGGCTGTGGAGTCCCTGCTCAACCAGGCTCTTTCAGCTGATATTTATAACATAGCAGCAGACAAGATCCGACACGAAGAGGTCCAACTCAAGTTTTATAGATCTATTGGACAGATGCTCTTCAACCAGGCCCAGCCAAG CATCCCAGCATGGTACCACTGTTTAAAAGTCCTTATGAGTCTCAACCATCTGATTGTTGAACCAGACCTGGACAAGCTGTTGTCCACCTCTTGGGTTAATTCTGAATGCGTGGCGGCACATGTGCAAAAGGCCAGAGAG GACATGATTTGTAGACTCCTACAAATCTATATGAAGCTTCGCCAGCTTCCGCGTCTTTTCTCAGAGATCGGGTCCGTGATCTGTCAGCCTGCTCTGGACCACCTACGACCACCTCTCTTATCTGAGATCTTTTTTTCTATCAGGACTTGTCTTCTGGACATTCCTTCTTCACAGGGTTTGGAGATCTGTTCTGTTATTTTGGAGACCATCAGGAAGAATGTACTACCTGATCTTGTGAAGGATAAAAGAGAGGTTGAAGATATGGTGATTGATAGTGAGAGAGGTGATAAAGAGATGATGCAGGACCAAGACAAAAACAATGCATCTTTAaagctcttctccctctctcagctCCTTCATGTTATTCTTTTTAACCTAAAGACTCTTGACAACACCTCTCCACTCTCCATAGTCAGGCAGGGTCAGGGACTGATGGAGGACATACAGCAGTTAGTCAGAGAGTTGATCCTTGTGCTGCCACTTGAAACTAAAGCTGCAAATACAAGTATGAGTTCAATTCAAAAGACCACAAAGAAAGGCAAAAGAAAACTGGAACAGAAGGATACAGGGACCACTGATTGCAAAGTAGAAGCACTGTGGGTCCAGAAGACCCAGGAGGCAGCTCTACTCCTTCAGTATACGTGGGTGGAGGTCAACATGTTCTTCCTTATCCGCTGCAGTAAATACACCTCTTTGGATGAAGGACCATCAGGAAGTAAAAATGGAGCAGGAGTTCCATTTTCAAATAATCTTGAGAGTTTTACATCTCTACAACTGACCTGCAGCCCCATGAGCTGTttactcaacaaactcatcattTTGCAGCAGATGAAGAAAGTGTTGTTGGATACTGCTTCAGTCTGTGAACCCAGCACCGCTGCCCTGCTGCATAGTACTGCTCACTCTATTCTTGCTGAAACCCAGTTTATGTTGAGTCTGGATGAAGAACAGGTATGGAACAGGCATATTGTGAGCGTGGAATCAAACTCCTACTTTGTGGCACACTGGTATATCATTGTGTCCAATTTGCCCTTAATTGTTCCCCACCTGAATGGAGAAGATGTGGGCTGTATAGCAGATGCTCTTGTCAGTTCATTGCTTAGCAAAAAGAGAGCTGAAGACAAGGACTGCCTGTCTGGCTATCTGACTACCTCACTCATCTTTTCTCAACTTCTCCAAAGCAGTCTTCTTGCTGAGTTACCTACATTGTTTTCTGCCACAGTCCATTCACTTAATCGGGGAATCATTTCCATCCTCAAGGAAGCACGTGTAACAAAGGTTAATCAGATGCTTTTTGAGTTTCCAGAAAAAGAAGGTAAatctttaaagaaagaaagtcaGTCATGTTCCAAACTTTTTGAAAAAGAGGCTTTAGTTCAGGAAATATTGGCATCTTTAAAGATTGGAAAAGTGACAGCGTTTTTGAATAATGAACAGAGTAACAAACTAATAGACTTTCTTAACATTGTAACACATCTAAACCCAGACGGAATGAACTCTGAGGACATATCCTCTATTTTTTtactcctcctctttgtcctcacTTCTACTTCTGTCACTCCTGAATGTGGAGATGATTCAGTGGCTCTGGTGAAGCTGCTCAGGGCTATGATTTGTCTTGTGGAGGGTAGATCCTTTCAAACTATTTTGAAGCATATCCATGGAGGCACTCTGCTTCAGGCAGTGGTGACATGTCTCTTCTGGCACAGCGATAATGGAAGATTTCAAACTATGTGCGGCTCCCATTGGCTGGACATAATCAGTGCTACACAGGACCTGATTACATGCCTACTGCAGGTTATTATTAATAGGAACAGCAGTGTTCGACTCAACCTGGACCAGTTCAACTGCTATCTTATTAGTAAGGAAATGGcaagaagagaagatgtgacACCCGGCTCTGTTGTCACATCAGATGTAGAACTGGGAAGGTCCAGGTGTTCAGATCATCTCCTTCTGGCATCACTGGCTTCTTTGTCCCAGGCAGTGGTCTCTCATCTGGGCAGAAGTAAGTCAATGGATAAAACTTTAGCACAAATACTAATGAAAACAACTGCTTCTCTCGGACAAGCCGTCAAGTCTGTACTAAAGCCCAAGACTGGTAGTCAGTCAGGAAACCAGCCTGCCAGCATACTCAGTCAGGCTTATATCGTTGAAGTTGTTACCATCATGCTTCGGTGTGAGCTGTCCTCACTgtctgtggaggaagagaacGAGCAGAGTCACATCAATCTCAGCCACATGATTCTGTATCAGGGCTTCTACCACCAGATCATCAAAGAAATATGTTCTGCACAAAGGCCAATGGAGTTCTTGGTTTCctctcttcacttcctgtcgttATTTTACCAAGTAAtgaagaaaacaggagaaaaaatgAAGAGAGACAAGGAGTTAGATGAGGTGTACGTGCACATCTTGCAGACTGTACACAGACTGATGTCAG CTTCTTGGCTCTCTTCGACTAACCTTTGTGAACTGGAGGCAGCtgtgcaggagctgctgtgccATCTGGTGGAGGAAAGCACCTCAGATCAgttcaacctgctgctgttgatgataAGAGAAGCATTAAATGCCAGCCATTGGAGGGTAGACAACTACAGG AACGTGCTGTCTGCAGTCATCATCATTAagcttctgtcctgctgtcagTTACCTGAGTTGTGCTCTAAAGCTTGGTGGTTGCTTGCACCACAGATAATATCTGCTCTTATG CTCTTCATAACATGGTCCAGTCAGGACCCATCTCTAATCCTCCCATTTACTGTCCCAACGGTCATGTCAGTAACGTTGCTGCTACGTCGGGGAGAGGGGCTCCTCACCAGTCCTCATTATGTGACAATGGTCCTTGGAGCCCTCCAGTCGGTGGCACTCGACCATTTGAGCCCACTGGTCTACCACTCAGTGTTTCTGGCTGTTCATGAGGCTTTATTTGCAATTATCCAGTGTCATCCTCAG GTAATGCTGAAAGCAGCTCCATCCTTCTTGAATGTTTTCTATCGCCTAGTGGTGTCTATCATGCAGGAGGGACGACAGCAAGGAGAAAGACACACAG GTTACTCTGCGGACAGACATTAA